Proteins encoded together in one Streptomyces umbrinus window:
- a CDS encoding FUSC family protein — MRDVREAWAAGSARVAKWRQEPVIVQTVRSAAAATIAYVVALRFSPEAAPLTAPLTALLVVQVTLYATLTTGIRRVNSVVAGVLVAIVFSALVGLTWWSLGLLILASLAVGHLVRVSEFVPEVAISAMLVLGVTRVGDTAWARILETLIGALVGFGCNLLFAPPVWVGAAGESIEDLARRMRQLLLRVGEEAAGRTPVAVAAARLHEARELDHDIVEVDAALKQAEDSLRLNPRVREGLLHRVVLRTGLDTLEICTVVLRVLARTLTDLAKERAPEPLFEAEIGATLEQLLAEVGDAVVSFAVLVTTDVSHSAESAESRLASELVAATATRDKLGQLLLEEVQRDARQWQLHGAVLTEVTRILDELDMEHRSRRLLEELDRCTREQRERMPRLDRLRRRLRSARRNRTAPSRRTT; from the coding sequence ATGCGAGATGTACGTGAGGCGTGGGCCGCGGGCAGTGCCCGGGTCGCGAAGTGGCGCCAGGAGCCGGTGATCGTCCAGACGGTCCGCTCTGCGGCGGCCGCGACGATCGCGTACGTGGTCGCGCTGCGGTTCAGTCCCGAGGCCGCCCCTCTCACCGCTCCCCTGACCGCGCTCCTCGTCGTCCAGGTCACGCTCTACGCCACCCTCACGACCGGCATACGCCGCGTCAACTCCGTGGTGGCGGGCGTCCTCGTCGCCATCGTCTTCAGCGCGCTCGTGGGGCTGACCTGGTGGAGTCTGGGGCTGCTCATCCTCGCCTCGCTGGCCGTCGGGCACCTGGTGCGGGTCAGCGAGTTCGTGCCCGAGGTGGCGATCAGCGCCATGCTGGTCCTCGGCGTCACCCGGGTCGGCGACACGGCCTGGGCGCGGATCCTGGAGACGCTGATCGGCGCTCTGGTGGGGTTCGGCTGCAATCTGCTGTTCGCTCCCCCGGTGTGGGTCGGCGCGGCCGGCGAGTCCATCGAGGATCTGGCGCGCCGGATGCGGCAGTTGCTGCTGCGCGTCGGCGAGGAGGCCGCCGGCCGCACACCGGTGGCGGTCGCGGCGGCGCGGCTCCACGAGGCACGGGAACTCGACCACGACATCGTCGAGGTGGACGCGGCCCTCAAACAGGCCGAGGACAGCCTGCGGCTCAATCCGCGTGTACGGGAGGGACTGCTGCACCGGGTCGTGCTGCGCACCGGCCTCGACACGCTGGAGATCTGCACGGTGGTGCTGCGGGTCCTCGCGCGCACCCTCACGGACCTCGCCAAGGAGCGTGCGCCGGAGCCGTTGTTCGAGGCGGAGATCGGGGCGACCCTGGAGCAGTTGCTCGCCGAGGTGGGTGACGCCGTGGTCAGTTTCGCCGTCCTCGTCACCACCGATGTCAGTCACAGCGCGGAGTCTGCGGAGTCCCGGCTCGCCTCCGAGCTCGTCGCCGCGACCGCCACCCGCGACAAGCTGGGCCAGCTCCTCCTGGAGGAGGTCCAGCGGGACGCCCGGCAGTGGCAGTTGCACGGGGCCGTCCTCACCGAGGTCACCCGGATACTCGACGAACTCGACATGGAGCACCGCTCGCGCCGGCTCCTGGAGGAGCTGGACCGCTGTACGCGGGAACAGCGCGAGCGCATGCCCCGCCTGGACCGCCTCCGCCGACGGCTGCGCTCCGCACGGCGGAACCGTACCGCCCCCTCACGTCGTACTACGTGA
- a CDS encoding DUF2470 domain-containing protein, which translates to MGDRHSWTAAPATAQRARSVLAAAWSCAVTAEGGREEFIGVHTVAEDGRVLLHLPDDSTLAAAAICAPRGEPSAVLEFADVAPVPVRHRIRARLWMAGWFAPEEGHLAFHTTRAVLREPGGAVVVDLDEFAVAEPDPLVLAEAQLLTHLADAHPDAVERLTRLVEPDSLHGAVRVQPLAVDRHGLTLRIERARGHGDVRLPFHRPADNVGQLTERMHVLLTQASSASCPRALQRQRTEGDG; encoded by the coding sequence ATGGGTGACCGTCACAGCTGGACGGCCGCGCCGGCCACGGCACAGCGTGCCCGCTCGGTGCTCGCCGCGGCATGGTCCTGCGCGGTGACCGCGGAGGGCGGTCGGGAGGAGTTCATCGGCGTGCACACCGTCGCTGAGGACGGCCGGGTGCTGCTGCACCTGCCGGACGACAGTACGCTCGCCGCGGCCGCGATCTGCGCACCGCGCGGAGAGCCGTCCGCCGTCCTCGAGTTCGCCGACGTGGCGCCCGTCCCCGTACGGCACCGGATCCGCGCCAGGCTCTGGATGGCCGGCTGGTTCGCGCCCGAGGAAGGGCACTTGGCGTTCCACACCACGCGCGCCGTGCTCCGCGAGCCCGGCGGGGCGGTCGTCGTCGACCTCGACGAGTTCGCCGTCGCCGAACCCGACCCGCTGGTCCTCGCGGAGGCGCAGCTCCTCACGCACCTCGCCGACGCCCACCCGGACGCGGTCGAGCGGCTGACCCGTCTCGTCGAACCGGACAGCCTGCACGGCGCCGTGCGCGTACAGCCGCTCGCCGTCGACCGGCACGGACTGACGCTGCGCATCGAGCGTGCGCGCGGCCACGGCGACGTACGGCTGCCCTTCCACCGGCCCGCCGACAACGTCGGACAGCTCACCGAGCGCATGCACGTCCTGCTCACACAGGCGAGCAGCGCGAGCTGCCCGCGTGCGCTGCAGCGGCAGCGCACGGAGGGCGACGGGTGA
- a CDS encoding TetR/AcrR family transcriptional regulator — protein MAANEGERTRRRLSTEERREQLLSVGARLFSESPYEDVWIEQVAELAGVSRGLLYHYFPTKRDFFAAVVERESRRMLRVTAAVPGVPVREQIDAGLDTFLEYVQAHAHGFRAFHRAEAAGDQAVRRVYRETLAAQQRQILEALAADPETAWTEEDLPALRIAVRGWLAFMAAACLEWLKEPGLSRDQVRDLCARALLGAIAP, from the coding sequence ATGGCCGCCAACGAGGGGGAGCGCACACGCCGTCGGCTGAGCACCGAGGAGCGCCGTGAGCAGTTGCTCTCGGTCGGGGCGCGGCTGTTCTCGGAGAGCCCGTACGAGGACGTCTGGATCGAGCAGGTCGCCGAACTCGCGGGCGTCTCACGCGGGTTGCTGTACCACTACTTCCCGACCAAGCGGGACTTCTTCGCTGCCGTCGTGGAGCGCGAGAGCAGGCGGATGCTGCGGGTCACCGCCGCCGTGCCCGGTGTGCCGGTGCGTGAGCAGATCGACGCCGGGCTCGACACCTTCCTGGAGTACGTCCAGGCGCACGCGCACGGCTTCCGTGCCTTCCATCGCGCCGAGGCGGCGGGGGACCAGGCCGTGCGCAGGGTGTACCGCGAGACGCTCGCCGCGCAGCAGCGGCAGATCCTGGAGGCGCTCGCGGCGGACCCGGAGACCGCCTGGACCGAGGAGGACCTGCCGGCGCTGCGGATCGCCGTGCGGGGCTGGCTCGCCTTCATGGCGGCGGCCTGTCTGGAGTGGCTCAAGGAGCCCGGCCTGTCCCGGGATCAGGTGCGCGACCTGTGCGCACGGGCGCTGTTGGGTGCCATCGCTCCGTGA
- a CDS encoding cytochrome P450 encodes MAGTTRSTLPKGFRSAELGWPELHRIPRPPHRVPLVGDVVGVNLRTPLQDSLRVGRQLGPIFRRKGFGKEIVFVWGAKLSGEMADESRFAKHVGLGVANLRPVAGDGLFTAYNHEPNWQLAHDVLAPGFSRDAMESYHAMMLEVTGRLTDRWDGERAAGRPVDVPGDMTKLTLETIARTGFGHDFGSFERTRPHPFVTAMVGALMYAQRLNVVPVPLAPVLMRSATRRNDADVAYLNRTVDDVVEARINGPAGDGDLLDRMLDTAHPETGERLTPENIRRQVITFLIAGHETTSGALSFALHYLAQHPDIATRARAEVDRVWGDTPQPAYDQVARLRYVRRVLDESLRLWPTAPAYAREAKEDTVLGGVHPMRRGAWALVLIPLLHRDPEVWGADAERFDPDRFEPGAVRARPAHTFKPFGTGARACIGRQFALHEATLVLGLLLRRYELRPDPAYRLRVAERLTLMPEGLTLHLDRRSPAAPAQPELPAGSETSSASRCPVTGAGD; translated from the coding sequence ATGGCGGGGACGACGAGGAGCACGCTGCCGAAGGGGTTCCGCAGTGCCGAGCTGGGCTGGCCCGAGCTGCACCGCATCCCGCGCCCGCCGCACCGCGTGCCGTTGGTCGGTGACGTCGTCGGCGTCAACCTCCGCACCCCGTTGCAGGATTCGCTGCGCGTCGGGCGACAGCTCGGGCCGATCTTCCGGCGCAAGGGGTTCGGCAAGGAGATCGTCTTCGTGTGGGGCGCGAAGCTCTCGGGCGAGATGGCGGACGAGTCGCGGTTCGCCAAGCACGTGGGGCTGGGGGTCGCCAACCTGCGGCCGGTCGCCGGGGACGGCCTGTTCACCGCGTACAACCACGAGCCCAACTGGCAACTGGCGCACGACGTGCTGGCGCCCGGCTTCAGCCGCGACGCGATGGAGAGCTACCACGCGATGATGCTGGAGGTGACGGGCCGGCTGACGGACCGCTGGGACGGCGAGCGGGCGGCGGGACGGCCCGTCGACGTGCCCGGCGACATGACCAAGCTGACGCTGGAGACGATCGCCCGCACCGGCTTCGGCCACGACTTCGGTTCGTTCGAGCGCACCCGGCCGCACCCCTTCGTCACGGCCATGGTGGGCGCCCTGATGTACGCGCAGCGGCTCAACGTCGTCCCCGTGCCACTGGCCCCGGTCCTGATGCGCTCCGCCACCCGCCGCAACGACGCCGACGTGGCGTACCTCAACCGCACGGTCGACGACGTGGTCGAGGCCCGCATCAACGGGCCTGCCGGGGATGGCGACCTGCTGGACCGGATGCTGGACACGGCCCACCCCGAGACGGGCGAGCGCCTCACTCCCGAGAACATCCGCCGCCAGGTCATCACCTTCCTGATCGCGGGCCACGAGACGACCTCCGGCGCGCTCTCCTTCGCGCTGCACTACCTCGCGCAGCACCCCGACATCGCCACCCGCGCCCGCGCGGAGGTCGACCGAGTCTGGGGCGACACACCCCAGCCCGCCTACGACCAGGTCGCCAGGCTCCGGTACGTACGGCGTGTGCTCGACGAGTCGCTGCGTCTGTGGCCGACGGCGCCGGCGTACGCCCGTGAGGCCAAGGAGGACACGGTCCTCGGCGGTGTCCATCCGATGCGCCGGGGCGCGTGGGCCCTGGTCCTGATCCCGCTGCTGCACCGCGACCCCGAGGTCTGGGGCGCGGACGCGGAGAGGTTCGATCCCGACCGCTTCGAGCCGGGTGCCGTACGGGCCCGGCCCGCGCACACGTTCAAGCCGTTCGGGACCGGTGCGCGGGCGTGCATCGGAAGGCAGTTCGCGCTGCACGAGGCGACGCTGGTGCTGGGGCTGCTGCTGCGCCGCTACGAGCTGCGGCCGGATCCGGCGTACCGGCTACGGGTGGCCGAGCGGCTCACGCTGATGCCGGAGGGGCTGACGCTGCACCTCGACCGCCGCTCCCCCGCGGCTCCCGCGCAGCCGGAGCTCCCGGCGGGGTCCGAGACCTCCTCGGCTTCACGGTGTCCAGTGACCGGGGCGGGTGACTGA
- a CDS encoding pentapeptide repeat-containing protein, with protein sequence MQDETGTAAPVPTELKADCAQCFGLCCVALPFTASADFAIDKAAGSPCRNLRTDNRCGIHTELRQRGFNGCTVYDCFGAGQKVSQVTFEGADWRSGSGERARLMFDVFPVVRQLHELLRYLTEALELPAARPIHPELRRELDRTEALTRRAPEELAELDVSSVRQDVNVLLLRASELARAGLGRGRKKERRGADLMGARLKGADLRGANLRGAYLIAADLAGADLRSADLIGADLRDTDLTDADLTGALFLTQPQVNAAKGGPGTRLPASVTRPGHWTP encoded by the coding sequence ATGCAAGACGAAACCGGCACCGCAGCACCCGTCCCCACCGAACTGAAGGCGGACTGCGCTCAGTGCTTCGGGCTGTGCTGTGTGGCGCTGCCCTTCACGGCCTCGGCGGACTTCGCGATCGACAAGGCCGCCGGAAGCCCCTGCCGGAACCTCCGGACGGACAACCGCTGCGGCATCCACACGGAGTTGCGGCAGCGCGGCTTCAACGGCTGCACGGTCTACGACTGCTTCGGCGCGGGCCAGAAGGTCTCGCAGGTCACCTTCGAAGGCGCGGACTGGCGCTCGGGCTCCGGGGAGCGGGCCCGGCTGATGTTCGACGTGTTCCCGGTCGTACGTCAGCTCCACGAGCTTCTCCGGTACCTCACCGAGGCGTTGGAGCTGCCCGCGGCCCGCCCGATCCACCCCGAGCTGCGCCGCGAGCTCGACCGGACCGAGGCGCTCACCCGCCGGGCCCCGGAAGAGCTTGCCGAGCTGGACGTGTCGTCGGTGCGCCAGGACGTCAACGTCCTGCTGCTGCGCGCCAGTGAGCTCGCGCGTGCCGGTCTCGGCCGGGGCAGGAAGAAGGAGCGCCGGGGCGCCGACCTCATGGGCGCCCGGCTCAAGGGCGCCGACCTGAGGGGCGCCAACCTCCGCGGCGCGTACCTCATCGCCGCCGACCTGGCGGGCGCCGATCTGCGGAGTGCGGACCTGATCGGCGCCGACCTGCGCGACACCGATCTCACGGACGCCGACCTGACCGGCGCGCTGTTCCTCACCCAGCCGCAGGTCAACGCCGCGAAGGGCGGCCCCGGCACCAGACTTCCGGCGTCAGTCACCCGCCCCGGTCACTGGACACCGTGA
- a CDS encoding DUF5999 family protein, which translates to MCTHWPTCPTADSPDHHDAVIVSAHPEQGWNLLCNGTIVFDDTGELLPDGRIVGPLRTMREPVAA; encoded by the coding sequence ATGTGCACCCACTGGCCCACGTGCCCCACCGCCGACAGCCCCGACCACCACGACGCGGTCATCGTGTCCGCCCATCCGGAACAGGGCTGGAACCTGCTGTGCAACGGCACCATCGTCTTCGACGACACCGGCGAACTCCTGCCGGACGGACGCATCGTGGGCCCGCTGCGCACGATGCGCGAGCCGGTGGCCGCCTGA
- a CDS encoding PIG-L deacetylase family protein: MTEPTNNQLKSMPEDWKRALAVVAHPDDLEYGCSAAIASWTDGGREVTYVLATRGEAGIDTLEPSKCGPLREQEQRASAAVVGVTEVEFLDHKDGVVEYGTALRRDIAAAIRRHRPELVITLNHRDTWGGVAWNTPDHVAVGRATLDAAGDAGNRWIFPELGLEPWNGVRWVAVAGSSTPTHAVDATPGMERAVLSLLEHRTYIEVLTDEDPETYVRSFLTGYAQTTGERFGGKPAVAFELFSR; the protein is encoded by the coding sequence ATGACCGAGCCGACGAACAACCAGCTCAAGTCCATGCCCGAGGACTGGAAGCGCGCACTTGCCGTCGTCGCCCACCCCGACGACCTGGAATACGGCTGCTCCGCGGCGATCGCATCGTGGACGGACGGCGGCCGCGAGGTCACCTACGTCCTCGCAACGCGAGGCGAGGCCGGCATCGACACCCTGGAACCATCCAAGTGCGGCCCGCTGCGCGAGCAGGAGCAGCGGGCCAGCGCGGCCGTCGTGGGCGTCACCGAGGTGGAGTTCCTCGACCACAAGGACGGCGTCGTCGAGTACGGCACCGCCCTGAGGCGGGACATCGCGGCCGCGATCCGCAGGCACCGACCCGAGTTGGTCATCACCCTCAACCACCGCGACACCTGGGGTGGCGTCGCCTGGAACACCCCCGACCATGTCGCGGTGGGCCGCGCCACCCTGGACGCGGCCGGGGACGCCGGCAACCGCTGGATCTTCCCGGAGCTGGGCCTGGAACCCTGGAACGGAGTGCGCTGGGTCGCCGTGGCGGGCTCCAGCACCCCCACGCACGCCGTGGACGCGACCCCCGGCATGGAGCGCGCGGTCCTGTCCCTGCTCGAACACCGCACCTACATCGAGGTGTTGACGGACGAGGACCCCGAGACGTACGTACGCTCCTTCCTCACCGGCTACGCGCAGACCACGGGCGAGCGCTTCGGCGGGAAGCCCGCGGTCGCCTTCGAACTCTTCAGCCGATGA
- a CDS encoding alpha/beta fold hydrolase translates to MSASYRQPGVVLSDRRFTVPLDHDNPSGETIELYAREVVGSDKADQDLPWLVYLQGGPGFGANRFVGKQAWLGRALEDYRVLLLDQRGTGSSTPANRQTLPLRGGPREQADHLALFRADSIVRDCEAIRPAVTGGAPWAVLGQSFGGFCAVHYLSTAPEGLSTALITGGLPTLDGHADDVYRAAYPRIERKVAAHYARYPQDVERARRIAEHLLRHEPVLNGGYRLTVEAFQSLGILLGGSEGSHRLHYLLENAFVRTAQGPALSDAFQEDVQSLLSYAGHPLYALVHEACYAQGDRPTAWSAERVRADFPQFDAAKTLAGDGPVLFTGESVHPWTFDCDPALRPLRETADLLAERTDWAPLYDPDRLAANEVPVAAAVYHDDMYVDTDHALSTARTIRGLRTYVTNEFEHDGVRAGGPRVLDRLIELARDEA, encoded by the coding sequence TTGAGCGCCAGCTACCGTCAGCCCGGTGTCGTCCTCAGTGACCGCCGCTTCACCGTGCCCCTCGATCACGACAACCCCTCCGGGGAGACGATCGAGCTGTACGCCCGTGAAGTGGTCGGCAGCGACAAGGCGGACCAGGACCTGCCATGGCTGGTGTATCTCCAGGGTGGCCCAGGCTTCGGGGCGAATCGTTTCGTCGGCAAGCAGGCCTGGCTCGGCCGCGCCCTGGAGGACTATCGCGTCCTGCTGCTCGACCAGCGCGGCACCGGCAGCTCCACGCCCGCCAACCGGCAGACCCTCCCGCTGCGCGGCGGCCCCCGCGAACAGGCCGACCACCTCGCGCTGTTCCGCGCCGACTCCATCGTCCGCGACTGCGAAGCGATCCGCCCGGCCGTCACCGGCGGCGCCCCCTGGGCCGTCCTCGGCCAGAGCTTCGGCGGCTTCTGCGCGGTCCACTACCTCTCCACCGCGCCCGAGGGCCTCAGCACCGCGCTGATCACCGGCGGCCTGCCCACACTCGACGGCCACGCCGACGACGTCTACCGGGCCGCCTACCCGCGCATCGAGCGCAAGGTCGCCGCCCACTACGCGCGTTACCCCCAGGACGTCGAGCGGGCCCGGCGCATCGCCGAGCACCTCCTGCGGCACGAGCCCGTCCTGAACGGCGGCTACCGCCTCACCGTCGAGGCCTTCCAGTCCCTCGGCATCCTCCTCGGCGGCAGCGAGGGCAGCCACCGCCTGCACTACCTCCTGGAGAACGCCTTCGTCCGCACCGCCCAGGGCCCGGCCCTCTCCGACGCCTTCCAGGAGGACGTCCAGTCCCTCCTCTCGTACGCCGGCCACCCGCTGTACGCCCTGGTACACGAGGCCTGCTACGCCCAGGGCGACCGCCCCACCGCCTGGTCCGCCGAGCGGGTCCGCGCCGACTTCCCGCAGTTCGACGCCGCCAAGACCCTCGCGGGCGACGGTCCGGTCCTCTTCACCGGCGAGTCCGTCCACCCCTGGACCTTCGACTGCGACCCGGCCCTGCGCCCCCTCCGCGAAACGGCCGACCTCCTCGCCGAACGCACCGACTGGGCGCCGCTGTACGACCCCGACCGCCTCGCCGCCAACGAGGTCCCCGTCGCCGCGGCCGTCTACCACGACGACATGTACGTCGACACCGACCACGCCCTGAGCACGGCCCGCACGATCCGCGGCCTGCGCACGTACGTGACGAACGAGTTCGAACACGACGGGGTAAGGGCGGGCGGCCCACGGGTCCTGGACCGCCTGATTGAACTGGCGCGAGACGAGGCCTGA
- a CDS encoding LacI family DNA-binding transcriptional regulator: MAQSVGIKDVARVAGVSVGTVSNVINRPDTVASETRARVLSAIDRLGYVRSESARQLRAGRSRIMGLLVLDMGNPFFVDVARGAERAAREAGLGVMVCNSAQSAGEEADYLSLFAEQRVRGVLLTPADATGRNIEAFRRHGIPFVLVDRVAEGTTECSVSVDDVAGGALAVRHLIDAGHRSIAYVSGPPGLNQVRDRRTGALNALGEAGLGPECLRELPTERLDVAAGRDAGARLLGLGDRPTAVFCANDLLALGVLQAMFAAGVSVPDDLAIVGYDDIEFAAAAAVPLTSVRQPAVTMGALAASLLLEETEAETAPTPHEHQRVVLQPELVVRRSSLPPR; encoded by the coding sequence ATGGCCCAGTCGGTGGGTATCAAGGACGTCGCACGAGTCGCCGGAGTCTCCGTCGGCACGGTCTCGAACGTCATCAACCGCCCGGACACGGTCGCCTCCGAGACCCGCGCCCGCGTGCTCTCCGCCATCGACCGGCTCGGCTACGTCCGCAGCGAGTCGGCGCGGCAGCTGCGCGCCGGACGCAGCCGGATCATGGGCCTGCTCGTGCTCGACATGGGAAACCCCTTCTTCGTGGACGTGGCACGCGGCGCCGAGCGGGCCGCCCGCGAGGCCGGGCTCGGCGTGATGGTCTGCAACAGCGCGCAGAGCGCCGGCGAGGAGGCCGACTACCTGTCGCTCTTCGCCGAGCAGCGCGTCCGGGGCGTCCTGCTGACCCCCGCCGACGCCACCGGGCGCAACATAGAGGCGTTCCGCCGCCACGGCATCCCCTTCGTGCTCGTCGACCGTGTCGCCGAGGGCACCACCGAGTGCTCGGTGTCGGTCGACGACGTGGCGGGTGGCGCCCTGGCCGTACGGCATCTGATCGACGCGGGCCACCGCTCCATCGCGTACGTGAGCGGGCCGCCCGGGCTGAACCAGGTCAGAGACCGCCGGACGGGCGCCCTGAACGCGCTCGGCGAGGCGGGGCTCGGCCCGGAGTGCCTGCGCGAGCTGCCCACCGAGCGGCTCGACGTGGCCGCGGGCCGCGACGCCGGGGCCCGCCTCCTCGGCCTCGGCGACCGCCCGACCGCCGTGTTCTGCGCCAACGACCTGCTCGCTCTGGGCGTCCTGCAGGCCATGTTCGCGGCCGGGGTGAGCGTCCCGGACGACCTCGCGATCGTCGGCTACGACGACATCGAGTTCGCGGCCGCCGCGGCCGTCCCGCTGACCTCCGTACGGCAGCCCGCCGTGACGATGGGCGCGCTCGCCGCCTCGCTCCTCCTGGAGGAGACCGAGGCCGAGACCGCACCCACCCCGCACGAGCACCAGCGCGTGGTGCTCCAGCCGGAGCTGGTGGTGCGGCGCTCCAGCCTCCCGCCGCGCTGA
- a CDS encoding BNR repeat-containing protein, with amino-acid sequence MKRRTLLATALLGSVAAPGIAGTARAADPGPSVTQTGNTTLDGQAIFFVSYDGLVNNNSFQKNGLLTYKGYQYAVWYTADRNAVVGRRVLGGSTWSTVKVGHTLRYNDSHNVISMGVSKVDGRLHLNMDSHSDGFTYVKSVAGLMDNPAGLSWTASRFGAPQSTLDGLTLTSQFTYPQFISTPDGKLQLSYRVAVSGNGRNALAEYDGTSWTGLGEWTSSTGTYTSEHGSSTVRNMYLHGIDYDRNGRLHSFFTWREQNGAVMCNGGGITNHDTGYVYSDDRGRTWRNNAGTVVGTTGGSDKVAVTDSGLVIDAINPDHSLMNQESQFTDSAGRPHAIISYVPGRFGQCTTNYVADRTANGRAFHVRKTSTGTWRKTEIPVPLNSSQRTKLVLDKYDNAYAVLPFGRIVAASAASGHTDWATLFDGSGLNAFGEVVVDETRIAQDGVLSILYQVKSSGTTPSALHVVDFKLPA; translated from the coding sequence ATGAAGAGACGCACCCTGCTGGCGACCGCCCTGCTCGGCAGCGTGGCGGCCCCCGGCATCGCCGGCACCGCCCGGGCCGCCGACCCCGGTCCCTCGGTCACCCAGACCGGCAACACCACGCTCGACGGCCAGGCCATCTTCTTCGTCTCCTACGACGGTCTCGTCAACAACAACTCGTTCCAGAAGAACGGCCTGCTGACCTACAAGGGCTACCAGTACGCCGTCTGGTACACCGCCGACCGCAACGCCGTCGTCGGCCGCCGCGTCCTCGGCGGGAGCACCTGGTCCACCGTCAAGGTCGGCCACACCCTGCGGTACAACGACTCCCACAACGTCATCTCGATGGGCGTCTCCAAGGTCGACGGCCGCCTCCACCTCAACATGGACTCCCACAGCGACGGCTTCACCTACGTGAAGTCGGTGGCCGGGCTGATGGACAACCCCGCCGGGCTGAGCTGGACCGCGAGCCGCTTCGGAGCACCGCAGTCCACCCTCGACGGGCTCACGCTCACCTCGCAGTTCACGTACCCGCAGTTCATCTCCACGCCCGACGGGAAGCTCCAGCTGAGCTACCGGGTCGCGGTCTCCGGCAACGGCCGCAACGCCCTCGCCGAGTACGACGGCACGTCCTGGACCGGCCTCGGCGAGTGGACCAGCTCCACCGGCACCTACACCAGCGAGCACGGGTCCAGCACCGTCCGGAACATGTACCTGCACGGCATCGACTACGACAGGAACGGCCGGCTGCACTCCTTCTTCACCTGGCGCGAGCAGAACGGCGCCGTGATGTGCAACGGCGGCGGCATCACCAACCACGACACCGGCTACGTCTACTCGGACGACCGCGGCCGCACCTGGCGCAACAATGCGGGCACGGTGGTGGGCACCACCGGCGGCTCCGACAAGGTCGCCGTCACCGACAGCGGGCTGGTGATCGACGCGATCAACCCGGACCACTCCCTGATGAACCAGGAGAGCCAGTTCACCGACTCGGCGGGCCGTCCGCACGCGATCATCAGCTACGTACCGGGCCGGTTCGGTCAGTGCACCACCAACTACGTCGCCGACCGGACAGCCAACGGCCGCGCCTTCCACGTCCGTAAGACGTCCACCGGCACCTGGCGCAAGACCGAGATCCCGGTCCCTCTGAACTCCAGTCAGCGCACCAAGCTGGTCCTGGACAAGTACGACAACGCGTACGCGGTCCTGCCCTTCGGACGGATCGTCGCCGCGTCGGCCGCCTCCGGGCACACGGACTGGGCGACGCTGTTCGACGGCAGCGGCCTGAACGCCTTCGGTGAGGTCGTGGTCGACGAGACCCGGATCGCCCAGGACGGCGTGCTGTCGATCCTCTACCAGGTGAAGTCCAGCGGTACGACTCCCTCGGCGCTCCATGTCGTGGACTTCAAGCTGCCCGCATGA
- a CDS encoding L-rhamnose mutarotase, whose product MQRVCFLLKVREDRLDEYRERHAAVWPEMLEALSATGWHNYSLFLREDGLLVGYLETEDFAAAQAGMEAAEVNARWQAEMAPFFESLDGARPDEAMKPLTEVFHLA is encoded by the coding sequence ATGCAGCGCGTCTGTTTCCTGCTCAAGGTCCGCGAGGACCGGCTCGACGAGTACCGCGAGAGACATGCCGCCGTGTGGCCCGAGATGCTCGAAGCGCTCTCGGCCACCGGCTGGCACAACTACTCGCTCTTCCTTCGTGAGGACGGCCTGCTGGTCGGCTACTTGGAGACCGAGGACTTCGCGGCCGCGCAGGCAGGAATGGAGGCCGCCGAGGTCAACGCCCGTTGGCAGGCCGAGATGGCGCCGTTCTTCGAATCGCTGGACGGCGCCAGGCCCGACGAGGCCATGAAACCCCTCACCGAGGTGTTCCACCTCGCCTGA